A window from Leuconostoc mesenteroides subsp. mesenteroides encodes these proteins:
- a CDS encoding NAD-binding protein, whose translation MNIGFIGTGVMGTGIINNLLQAGYEVSVFNRTHSQANEVLNNGAIWRDTPAKVAQHSDITFTMVGYPKDVEEVWTSENGVFAGANEGSILVDMTTSTPLLAEQLAQTGADLGFKVLDAPVSGGDIGAKNGTLAIMVGGEQQVLDEIKPVLGVIGQQIVFAGSAGKGQHMKMSNNIGVAATVVTMAESLVYAKAAGLNLESAYNVWRKGAAGSWSVDNYIPRIFQGDYAPGFYVKYLLKDLRIALDSAKEMGIDLPNTQLAEQLFERLSQEHGDEGVQAIVKLWTSFE comes from the coding sequence ATGAATATCGGATTTATTGGTACTGGCGTAATGGGCACAGGAATAATTAATAATTTGTTGCAAGCGGGTTACGAGGTATCTGTTTTTAATCGTACCCATAGCCAAGCAAATGAAGTACTCAACAATGGTGCTATCTGGCGCGACACACCGGCTAAAGTTGCTCAGCACTCGGATATTACTTTTACAATGGTTGGATATCCAAAAGATGTTGAAGAAGTGTGGACGAGTGAGAATGGTGTTTTTGCTGGTGCTAACGAAGGGTCAATTTTGGTTGATATGACAACCTCAACACCACTTTTGGCTGAACAATTAGCGCAAACCGGTGCTGATTTGGGATTTAAAGTATTAGATGCACCAGTTTCAGGCGGGGATATTGGCGCTAAGAACGGTACATTAGCAATTATGGTTGGTGGTGAGCAACAGGTTCTTGATGAAATTAAACCTGTATTAGGCGTTATTGGACAGCAAATTGTTTTTGCTGGTTCTGCTGGTAAGGGACAACACATGAAGATGAGCAACAATATCGGTGTTGCAGCAACAGTGGTTACAATGGCAGAATCCTTAGTTTACGCAAAAGCAGCTGGTCTCAATTTAGAGAGTGCTTACAATGTTTGGCGCAAAGGCGCTGCGGGATCTTGGTCGGTCGATAACTATATACCTCGTATTTTCCAAGGAGATTATGCACCCGGATTTTATGTTAAGTACTTATTAAAAGACCTACGAATAGCCTTAGACTCAGCCAAGGAAATGGGAATAGACTTACCCAATACTCAACTTGCTGAACAACTCTTTGAGCGTTTGAGTCAAGAACATGGGGATGAAGGTGTGCAAGCAATTGTAAAACTTTGGACCT
- a CDS encoding HAD-IIB family hydrolase: MTIQLIATDLDGTFLTDDKKFDRALFRNVLHELNKKHIQFAITTGVHQERINILFKDFLNEPLNFVTNNGARVVKSDGTVLFSKVLSPETLHKIQRFLNSYSMRPDRGLVFSTDETAYLPLSLDTANNKRYFKYFKYVKSFGDVREINEPIYKVTMSWTNFDEKRFYEDALAFFGDDVHITETGTGAIDIVPAHVNKAEGLKMLAESYALDLSRAVAFGDGGNDLEMLNAVGLPYKMPDADVIGPFNVALSDNNHSGVLKTIQQLIATK, translated from the coding sequence GTGACCATTCAGCTGATAGCAACGGATTTAGATGGTACGTTTTTGACAGACGATAAAAAGTTTGATCGCGCGTTGTTTCGTAATGTACTGCATGAACTAAATAAGAAGCATATTCAATTTGCAATAACGACGGGTGTTCATCAAGAACGTATTAATATCTTGTTTAAGGATTTTCTTAATGAACCATTGAATTTTGTGACCAATAATGGGGCTCGTGTGGTAAAGAGCGATGGTACCGTGTTGTTTTCGAAAGTTCTTTCACCGGAAACTTTACATAAAATTCAACGATTCCTGAATAGCTATAGTATGCGTCCAGACCGTGGTTTGGTTTTTTCAACAGATGAGACTGCTTATTTGCCATTGAGCCTGGACACGGCAAATAACAAGCGTTATTTTAAATACTTTAAGTACGTTAAAAGTTTCGGGGACGTGCGTGAAATTAACGAACCAATTTACAAAGTTACTATGAGTTGGACCAACTTTGACGAAAAAAGGTTTTACGAGGATGCTCTTGCATTCTTTGGTGATGATGTGCATATTACGGAAACAGGTACTGGGGCTATTGATATTGTTCCTGCCCATGTCAATAAAGCTGAAGGATTAAAAATGTTGGCTGAAAGTTATGCACTTGACTTGTCTCGTGCTGTTGCTTTTGGTGATGGTGGTAATGATTTGGAAATGTTAAACGCAGTTGGGCTACCATATAAAATGCCGGATGCTGACGTCATCGGTCCATTTAATGTCGCATTGTCAGATAATAATCATAGTGGAGTTTTAAAGACTATTCAGCAACTGATTGCTACAAAATAG
- a CDS encoding FAD-dependent oxidoreductase, whose product MQVAIIGAGPRGLAVAERLINLVDDNVQLDVQIFDPYVIGGRVWDPFIPQNKLFLMNTVIDQITLFTDDSIEHSGKPLHGPTLFQWLKEDAHTFLENHSEFDDAYRAEIQQLTSPSDFATRGMMGIYAAWYFEWLKKRVRSKQTLTFTQQSVVNFTQIGANYQVVLADGSQILANQVVMALGHSNNVLTNEEAKFKSFADENNLKYLPPMHPSEANLSIFSQEDKVIIRGLGLSFFDYMAGLSIGKGGYFERETDGDLTYHASGREPHIIAGSRSGVPFHARGINEKKTSEVYEPIFFTLPALEALRAAGHGQIKYDDFEKLLVKEMTYKHLLNRIDSPTSNLTYDQAQELKQALLMSADLNVTAESFGLIDEPPFDIEVIRQPAKYLPKRADYTEWLLDYLEKDIQDARLGNKIAPFAGTFDILRDLRDRIRFVVEHDYFSADEYEIFLSKFRPLDAMLSVGPPLKRVEQLRALIKAGIVEVMATNMQVTTESGNFIARDDRGNEVHGNALVEARIGVINIDLSTNPLIASLREKGILTTAIWTRSDGSTYKLGSANADRRTFEVVNAKGERMPNLYIYGIPLEGKKWFGTVIPRPGVNTVVLREGAWIAQQILA is encoded by the coding sequence ATGCAGGTAGCAATCATTGGGGCCGGTCCGCGTGGTTTAGCGGTAGCTGAGCGATTGATTAATTTAGTGGATGACAATGTTCAACTCGATGTTCAAATATTTGACCCTTACGTCATTGGTGGACGGGTCTGGGATCCATTTATACCACAAAATAAACTGTTTCTAATGAATACAGTGATTGATCAAATTACGTTATTTACTGATGATTCAATTGAACATAGCGGTAAGCCACTACATGGACCGACGTTGTTTCAGTGGTTAAAAGAAGACGCACATACTTTTTTGGAGAACCATTCGGAGTTTGATGATGCCTATAGAGCCGAAATACAACAGTTAACATCACCTAGTGATTTTGCTACGAGGGGCATGATGGGCATTTACGCGGCTTGGTATTTTGAATGGCTGAAAAAAAGAGTCCGCAGTAAGCAAACTTTAACCTTTACACAGCAAAGTGTAGTAAACTTTACCCAAATCGGTGCAAATTATCAAGTAGTTTTGGCAGATGGTTCCCAAATTTTAGCTAATCAAGTCGTAATGGCCTTAGGGCACTCAAATAATGTTTTAACGAACGAGGAAGCTAAATTTAAGTCATTTGCAGACGAAAACAACCTAAAGTATTTACCACCTATGCATCCATCAGAGGCCAATCTTTCTATATTTTCACAAGAAGATAAAGTCATTATTCGTGGTCTTGGATTAAGCTTTTTCGATTATATGGCGGGACTGTCAATTGGAAAAGGGGGGTACTTTGAACGTGAAACAGATGGTGATTTAACTTATCATGCATCTGGCCGGGAACCGCATATTATTGCAGGGTCTCGTAGTGGTGTGCCGTTCCATGCTCGGGGTATCAATGAAAAAAAGACAAGCGAAGTTTATGAGCCAATCTTTTTCACACTGCCTGCCTTAGAAGCTTTGCGCGCAGCCGGGCATGGACAAATCAAATACGATGATTTTGAAAAGTTGCTCGTTAAAGAAATGACTTATAAACACTTACTGAATAGAATCGACAGTCCAACCAGTAATTTGACATACGATCAGGCACAGGAGCTGAAGCAGGCGTTATTAATGAGTGCTGATTTAAATGTAACAGCAGAATCATTTGGTTTGATTGACGAACCGCCTTTCGATATTGAGGTTATACGACAACCAGCAAAGTATTTACCTAAGCGTGCTGATTACACGGAGTGGTTATTAGACTACTTAGAAAAAGATATTCAAGATGCTCGCCTAGGCAATAAAATAGCGCCTTTTGCGGGAACCTTCGACATTCTACGTGATTTACGCGATCGGATTCGTTTTGTAGTTGAGCATGATTATTTCTCTGCAGATGAGTATGAAATATTTTTGAGCAAATTCAGACCGTTAGACGCTATGTTATCTGTTGGACCACCTTTGAAACGTGTTGAACAGTTACGTGCCTTGATTAAGGCTGGAATTGTAGAAGTGATGGCTACTAACATGCAGGTTACCACTGAATCAGGTAACTTTATTGCTCGTGATGATCGGGGAAATGAAGTACACGGGAATGCATTAGTTGAAGCACGTATTGGTGTGATAAATATTGATTTATCGACAAACCCATTGATTGCTAGTTTGCGGGAGAAGGGTATTTTGACAACTGCTATTTGGACACGTAGTGATGGATCCACCTATAAATTGGGTTCAGCTAATGCGGATCGTCGTACCTTTGAGGTTGTTAATGCCAAAGGAGAGCGAATGCCTAACTTATATATTTACGGTATTCCTCTCGAAGGCAAAAAGTGGTTTGGGACAGTTATTCCACGGCCGGGTGTTAATACGGTTGTTTTGCGTGAAGGGGCATGGATTGCACAGCAAATTTTGGCATAA
- a CDS encoding AEC family transporter — MSVFLQSIQGVLVILVMVAIGYGLASARWFTDKSGQIIARIVTQVALPMYMVNTITHDFTKGELVRLLPEIKFPIISMLVLFAISVGFARVLGIRKNRRGLFQSMFFNSNTVFVGLPINMALFGVKSLPYVLVYYMVNTTFFWTLGTYLIQRDGEGAWKFDIRATLSKVFSPPLLGFILGIIFVWTDVKLPTFVVSDLQYIGNLTVPLSMFFIGIAVQRAGLRNMEFNKYSLGILFGRFILAPIVMFFLLWKADVPHLMKQVFILQSAMPVMTNAPVVASLYGADADYAAIMVTESTILSLIVVPILMTLINN; from the coding sequence TTGAGTGTATTTTTACAGAGTATACAGGGCGTCTTGGTAATTCTAGTAATGGTTGCCATTGGTTATGGATTAGCAAGTGCAAGGTGGTTCACAGACAAAAGTGGACAGATTATTGCACGTATCGTGACACAGGTGGCGTTGCCAATGTACATGGTGAATACAATAACGCATGATTTCACCAAAGGCGAACTGGTACGTTTATTACCTGAAATCAAATTTCCAATCATTTCGATGTTAGTTTTATTTGCAATTTCGGTTGGATTTGCACGAGTTTTAGGTATTCGAAAAAATCGCCGTGGCCTTTTTCAATCCATGTTTTTCAATTCAAATACTGTATTTGTCGGCTTACCAATAAATATGGCTTTGTTTGGTGTTAAAAGTTTACCGTATGTGCTAGTTTATTATATGGTCAACACGACTTTCTTCTGGACATTGGGCACTTATCTCATCCAGCGTGATGGGGAAGGGGCCTGGAAATTTGATATCAGGGCAACGCTGTCAAAGGTTTTTTCACCACCGTTGCTTGGTTTTATCTTAGGCATCATCTTTGTTTGGACAGATGTTAAACTACCAACGTTTGTAGTCTCTGATTTACAATACATCGGTAACTTAACGGTACCGTTATCAATGTTCTTTATTGGTATCGCCGTGCAGCGTGCCGGCTTAAGAAATATGGAGTTCAATAAATATAGCTTAGGTATATTATTTGGTCGTTTTATTTTAGCACCAATTGTCATGTTTTTCCTTTTATGGAAGGCTGATGTGCCGCATCTAATGAAACAAGTATTCATCTTACAGTCAGCGATGCCAGTTATGACAAATGCGCCAGTAGTGGCTAGTTTATATGGTGCGGATGCTGATTATGCAGCAATCATGGTGACTGAATCAACTATTCTTAGTTTGATAGTGGTTCCAATTCTGATGACATTAATAAATAACTAG
- a CDS encoding carbonic anhydrase family protein: MEHLDYREQENWRKADDTIYQSPIDIPLKSIQQQENSQLVVHFEDRVHSDDRIIGEQFLVRGKLRVDGTVWELERFHFHDGAEHLVDGKRYDAEIHFVFQRDNQTLVLAVFGETTNTDNGIDVENIYDENVNAEGLMKLIPDNHSYYRYMGSLTTPPLGKNINWVVLTSTIKISKQDKAFLHADYPNNYREVQDLNGRKIDFFSEKNN, from the coding sequence ATGGAGCACTTAGATTATAGAGAACAAGAGAATTGGCGAAAGGCCGATGACACGATTTATCAATCACCGATTGACATTCCGTTGAAAAGTATTCAACAACAAGAAAACAGTCAGTTGGTTGTTCATTTTGAGGATCGAGTTCATTCTGACGATCGAATTATAGGAGAACAGTTTTTAGTTCGCGGTAAATTGCGTGTTGATGGGACAGTTTGGGAATTGGAAAGATTTCATTTTCATGATGGGGCAGAACATCTCGTAGACGGTAAGAGATACGATGCTGAGATTCACTTTGTTTTCCAACGAGACAATCAAACGTTAGTGTTGGCAGTCTTTGGAGAAACAACAAATACTGATAACGGTATTGATGTGGAAAATATTTATGATGAAAATGTTAACGCAGAAGGGTTAATGAAATTAATTCCCGACAACCATAGTTATTATCGCTATATGGGGTCGTTGACAACGCCGCCATTAGGGAAAAATATTAACTGGGTAGTTTTAACATCAACAATAAAAATATCGAAGCAAGATAAAGCATTTTTACATGCTGATTATCCAAATAATTATCGCGAAGTACAAGACTTAAACGGGCGAAAAATCGACTTTTTTTCTGAAAAAAATAATTGA
- the dnaA gene encoding chromosomal replication initiator protein DnaA: MTKPITKEELWSKVQAEFFTKLGRVTFSTYIEPLKPLTLGDTSLTLSVPSDMAQDIIDQWDSEYSMDFVQFAMSIADGFIKPDLQVAEAKPTTIPTFSDNLSFTRESDLNPDFTFEKFVIGSGNENAYAVARAVADEPGQVYNPYLIYGGVGLGKTHLMQAIGNAYAVSTPSAHIKYATAEDFLNDFTESLRAGDGATAAFKQEYRSVDLLLVDDIQFWSGKEKVQEEFFNTFNVLTKNGKQIVMTSDKLPTEIVDLQTRLTSRFEAGIMMDIQKPDLPTRVAILQNLSESDGLNIPNDVLELIAEKIDSNVRSLEGAFHKFEASLRYMNKPATKETAQQILGDLNINQGFKITVERIQQVVADYYMQTIDDLKSSSRKKDLVTARHVAMYLTRTLTNESLPDIGRSFGGRDHSSVLHATTKITEKSESDPRTKEMLDALTDEIKHGK; this comes from the coding sequence GTGACAAAACCAATAACCAAAGAAGAATTATGGTCAAAAGTGCAAGCCGAATTTTTTACCAAGCTCGGTCGTGTTACTTTTTCCACCTATATAGAACCGCTAAAACCGCTGACACTAGGGGATACTAGTTTAACATTATCGGTCCCAAGTGATATGGCACAAGATATCATTGATCAATGGGATAGTGAATATTCCATGGATTTTGTACAATTTGCTATGTCGATTGCTGATGGTTTTATTAAACCTGACTTGCAGGTAGCAGAAGCAAAGCCTACCACCATACCAACTTTTTCAGATAATTTATCATTTACGCGCGAATCTGACTTAAATCCAGATTTTACTTTTGAAAAATTTGTTATCGGTTCAGGCAACGAAAATGCCTATGCTGTCGCACGTGCCGTTGCTGACGAACCAGGACAAGTATACAATCCTTATTTAATTTATGGCGGAGTCGGCCTTGGAAAAACACATTTGATGCAAGCTATCGGTAACGCTTATGCTGTGTCAACGCCAAGCGCACATATTAAGTACGCTACAGCTGAAGATTTTTTGAACGATTTTACTGAATCTTTACGCGCAGGAGATGGCGCTACAGCAGCTTTCAAGCAAGAATATCGATCTGTTGACCTTTTACTTGTTGATGATATTCAATTCTGGTCTGGAAAAGAAAAAGTTCAAGAAGAATTTTTCAATACATTTAATGTTTTGACAAAAAATGGTAAGCAGATTGTCATGACTTCAGACAAATTACCAACAGAAATCGTTGATTTGCAAACACGATTAACATCACGTTTTGAAGCCGGTATTATGATGGATATTCAAAAGCCTGATTTACCAACAAGAGTAGCTATTCTACAAAATTTATCTGAATCTGATGGCTTAAATATTCCTAATGATGTATTAGAACTAATTGCCGAAAAAATTGATTCTAATGTGCGTAGCTTAGAAGGGGCATTCCATAAGTTTGAAGCCAGTTTGCGATATATGAATAAGCCGGCTACAAAAGAAACTGCGCAACAAATATTAGGTGATTTAAATATTAACCAAGGTTTCAAGATCACTGTTGAACGTATTCAACAAGTTGTGGCAGATTATTACATGCAAACTATCGATGATCTTAAAAGTTCAAGTCGCAAAAAAGATCTTGTCACTGCACGACATGTTGCTATGTATCTCACACGAACGCTGACAAATGAAAGTTTACCTGATATTGGTCGTTCATTTGGTGGACGTGATCATTCTTCAGTCCTACATGCTACAACCAAAATAACTGAAAAATCAGAGAGTGATCCACGTACAAAAGAAATGTTAGATGCCCTAACGGATGAAATTAAACATGGAAAATAA
- the dnaN gene encoding DNA polymerase III subunit beta — protein MQFTINRSAFIKALNDVSRAISSRTTIPILTNIKLVLNDEELVLTGSNADLSIETTVPQSDTSAQLIITTPGGITLPATFFINIVKRLPSDTMTLNVEGLRATITSGASSFTINGQDVQNYPQLPEMDDVQSLSVSAAQLVDIISQTKISASTQESRPILTGIHLQLTGSSVKAVTTDSHRLSQRIVQLTGTDANDIDANVIIPAKSFNELQALLEGQDRVEIKFSTNQAVFDLGHTTFYSRLLEGNYPETDRLIPTESTTQITIEAVSLLGAIDRASLLSHESRNNVVQLSLKSGRAVLTGTSQEVGQVTEELNANSIEGEDLDISFNPDYVRDALRIFNGKRVDVKFTSNLRPFTVTPEGETDNKQLQLITPVRTF, from the coding sequence ATGCAATTTACAATTAACCGTTCGGCCTTTATTAAAGCGCTCAATGATGTATCACGTGCTATCTCATCACGAACAACGATTCCAATTTTGACGAATATCAAATTAGTATTAAACGACGAAGAATTAGTCCTTACTGGTTCAAATGCAGATCTTTCTATTGAAACAACAGTGCCACAATCAGATACGAGTGCCCAATTAATTATTACAACTCCTGGTGGCATTACCTTACCTGCAACTTTCTTTATTAATATCGTTAAACGTCTTCCTAGTGATACAATGACACTCAATGTCGAAGGCTTACGAGCTACTATTACATCAGGAGCTTCATCGTTTACGATTAATGGACAAGACGTACAAAACTACCCACAATTACCAGAAATGGATGATGTGCAAAGCTTGAGCGTTTCTGCGGCACAACTTGTCGATATTATTTCACAAACTAAAATTTCAGCTTCTACACAAGAAAGTCGTCCAATTTTAACTGGGATACATCTACAACTAACAGGAAGTAGCGTGAAGGCAGTTACAACTGATTCTCATCGTTTGTCCCAGCGTATCGTTCAATTAACAGGAACTGACGCCAACGATATTGATGCAAATGTTATTATTCCAGCAAAATCATTTAATGAATTACAAGCATTACTCGAGGGACAAGATCGTGTAGAAATCAAATTTTCTACAAATCAAGCAGTGTTTGATTTAGGACATACGACATTTTATTCACGTTTACTAGAAGGTAATTATCCTGAAACAGATCGTTTGATTCCTACGGAGAGTACGACACAAATCACGATTGAGGCAGTTTCCTTACTGGGTGCAATTGATCGAGCAAGCTTACTGAGTCACGAAAGTCGCAATAACGTTGTTCAACTATCATTAAAATCAGGGCGCGCAGTATTGACCGGTACATCTCAAGAAGTTGGACAGGTAACCGAAGAGTTGAATGCCAATAGTATTGAAGGGGAAGACTTAGATATCTCTTTCAATCCGGATTACGTTCGTGATGCTTTGCGTATTTTTAATGGCAAGCGTGTAGATGTTAAATTTACAAGTAATTTACGTCCGTTTACTGTGACGCCTGAAGGAGAAACGGACAATAAGCAATTACAACTTATAACACCAGTACGCACATTTTAA
- the yaaA gene encoding S4 domain-containing protein YaaA gives MTTSVRITTEYITLTQLLKEENIISSGGQAKYYLMDFPVLLNGETENRRGKKLYDHDEIVIDGETYMIELAENAEELIAEAEIQKAERAMNAKKTVRDDRIKAQKAAVAKARKEARFAELRKKNRTRAGGFGRSTNKPKGPGSWNSNR, from the coding sequence ATGACAACCAGCGTACGTATCACAACTGAATACATTACTTTGACACAATTATTAAAAGAAGAGAACATTATTTCATCAGGCGGCCAAGCCAAATACTACTTAATGGATTTTCCGGTGTTACTCAACGGAGAAACAGAAAATCGCCGTGGTAAAAAGTTATACGATCATGATGAGATTGTTATTGATGGCGAAACATACATGATTGAATTAGCAGAGAACGCTGAAGAATTGATAGCAGAAGCTGAGATTCAAAAAGCTGAACGTGCTATGAACGCTAAAAAAACTGTCCGTGATGATCGTATTAAGGCACAAAAGGCAGCTGTAGCGAAAGCTCGTAAGGAAGCTAGATTTGCTGAACTACGCAAAAAGAATCGTACTCGTGCTGGTGGCTTTGGTCGTTCGACAAATAAACCTAAAGGACCTGGTTCGTGGAACTCGAATCGTTAA
- the recF gene encoding DNA replication/repair protein RecF — protein sequence MELESLKLDHYRNYSDLALEFSSGVNVFLGENAQGKTNLLESIYVLALARSHRTSSDKDLVQWQAKEATISGRVKRSVSEIPLSLHFSNKGKKARVNHLEQSKLSHYIGQLNVILFAPEDLELVKGAPSVRRRFIDMEFGQMNPLYLYNTTQYKRILKERNAYLKRLQLKQTTDTVFLDVLSEQLVDVGSQILVARQEFLNKLELAAQPIHAEISDQREALKLRYMSSVDFTTDASLEEVKAVFSDVLSRQRSREIMQGSTMVGPHRDELQFDVNGNNVAVFGSQGQQRTTALAIKLAEIDLMQQETGEYPVLLLDDVLSELDASRQTHLLLAIQDKVQTFITAPTLSDIARQLIRKPRMFHVNQGMVILENDT from the coding sequence GTGGAACTCGAATCGTTAAAACTTGATCATTATCGTAATTATTCAGATTTAGCGCTGGAATTTAGCTCGGGTGTGAATGTTTTTCTTGGTGAAAATGCGCAAGGAAAAACAAACTTATTAGAAAGTATTTATGTATTGGCACTGGCAAGGTCACATAGAACCAGCAGTGACAAAGATTTGGTTCAATGGCAAGCAAAAGAAGCAACCATTAGTGGCCGGGTTAAACGCTCCGTTAGTGAAATTCCGCTGTCACTTCATTTTTCTAATAAGGGTAAAAAAGCACGAGTTAATCATCTTGAACAATCAAAGCTGTCGCATTATATTGGACAACTCAATGTCATTTTATTTGCACCAGAAGATCTTGAACTTGTTAAAGGGGCACCTAGTGTACGCCGTCGGTTTATTGACATGGAGTTTGGACAAATGAATCCCTTGTATCTGTATAACACGACACAGTATAAGCGGATTTTAAAAGAAAGAAATGCCTATCTTAAGCGTTTGCAACTCAAACAAACAACGGACACAGTATTCTTGGATGTATTGAGCGAACAATTGGTTGATGTAGGGTCACAAATTTTAGTTGCACGTCAAGAATTTTTAAATAAATTAGAATTAGCTGCGCAACCAATTCATGCGGAAATATCTGATCAGCGTGAAGCCTTGAAATTACGTTACATGAGTTCAGTTGATTTTACGACAGATGCTAGTCTTGAAGAGGTAAAAGCGGTATTTTCTGATGTATTGTCACGTCAGCGCTCACGTGAAATTATGCAAGGATCGACAATGGTTGGTCCGCATCGCGACGAATTACAATTTGATGTTAATGGAAATAATGTGGCTGTTTTTGGCTCACAAGGGCAGCAGCGCACAACGGCGTTAGCTATTAAGTTAGCTGAAATTGATTTAATGCAACAAGAAACTGGTGAGTATCCAGTATTACTTCTCGATGATGTACTTAGTGAACTTGATGCCAGTCGGCAAACACATTTGTTACTGGCAATTCAAGATAAGGTGCAAACATTTATTACTGCGCCAACACTCAGCGATATTGCACGGCAGCTCATCCGAAAACCACGTATGTTTCATGTGAACCAAGGCATGGTTATACTCGAAAACGACACGTAG